In Labilibaculum sp. DW002, the genomic window ATATCGAAATGGAATCGAATTCGATGATGGCAAAGAAACTGGTTCAAGATTATAAAGATTCTCAGATTATTGTGAATCCACCTTATCCGGTAATGAAAGAAAAAGAACTGGACTCTATTTTCGATTTGCCATACACAAGAATGCCGCACCCCCGTTACAAGGATAAGAAAATTCCTGCCTACGATATGATTAAATTCTCTATCAACATGCATAGAGGATGTTTTGGAGGTTGTTCGTTCTGTACAATTTCGGCTCATCAAGGTAAATTTATTGCCAATCGCTCTCAAAAATCAATCCTTAAAGAAGTTGAATACGTAACTAAAATGCCAGACTTTAAAGGTTATTTGTCTGACTTGGGTGGTCCATCAGCCAATATGTACCAGATGAAAGGTATTTTCGAAAGTATTTGTCAAACCTGTAGACGACCTTCTTGCATTCACCCTAACGTTTGTCCTAACTTAAATACAAGTCATAAGGCCATGCTTGATATTTATAAGGAGGTTGATAAAATTCCCGGTGTAAAGAAATCTTTTATTGGTAGTGGTGTTCGATACGATTTAATGTTGCATAAAACTAAAGATGAAGAAACCAACAAGTCGAATAAAGCATATGCTGTTGAATTAATTAAGAACCACGTGTCTGGCCGACTGAAAGTTGCACCAGAACATACTTCTGATGAAGTTCTGGACATCATGCGTAAGCCTTCGTTTAAGTTATTTTATGAACTAAAAAAATTCTTCGATCAGATAAATAAAGAGGAAGGGTTAAATCAACAGTTAATACCTTACTTCATATCCAGTCATCCTGGTTCGCAAGGTGTTGATATGGCTGACTTAGCCGTTAAAACCAAAGAGCTTGACTTTAAATTAGAGCAAGTTCAGGATTTCACACCCACACCAATGACAGTTGCAACGGTTATTTATTATTCGGGTTACCACCCTTATACTATGAAAAAAGTTTATACGCCTAAAACAAAGCAAGATAAACTCTCGCAGCGTAAATTCTTATTCTGGTATAAAAAGGAATATCGAAATGCGATTAAGACTGAACTCATTAATATGGGAAAGAAAGACATATTGACCAAGCTTTTTAAATAACTGAGCAAAAAAAACAGGCATTTGGTAATAATATGCGCAATAATAAAAACCTCTTTTTTATTATTGCGTATATTAGTCATATAAACTCTAACGACTATACATGACTAACTTCTACCTAAAAACTACTGCTGGTATTTTATTGATTGTTCTTATTTTCATAATTTTTGGTTGTGAAAAATCCAAAGAAGATCGAGCCAACGAGAATGCTATTGAATTACTGGAAGAGAAAAAATACGCTGAAGCGATTAAAGAATTTTCCGAAATAATTAAAGGAGACAAAAACTATCTTCCTGCCTATTACAATAGAGCAATTTGCTATTCTTTCTTAAACAAAAACAGAGTTGCGATTCAAGACTTGAATTTTGTTATTTCTAAACAAAAATTTGAAGAAGAAGCTTATTTAAACAGAGCAATTCTATTTGAGAATCAAAAGAATTACAAATCTGCGA contains:
- a CDS encoding YgiQ family radical SAM protein — translated: MTENRKLRTENWLPTSAKEVKERGWEELDVILFSGDAYVDHPSFGSAVIGRILENEGLKVAIVPQPNWQDDLRDFKKLGTPRLFFGITAGNMDSMVNHYTANRRLRHDDAYTPDGKHGFRPDKPSIVYSQILKKLYPDTPILLGGIEASLRRLTHYDYWLDELKPSILCESAADLLVYGMGEKPLKEIVRLLKKGVPFETLTTIPQTSFIAKKDEDYATKKKWEIQELYSHEDCLKDKKKFAGNFRHIEMESNSMMAKKLVQDYKDSQIIVNPPYPVMKEKELDSIFDLPYTRMPHPRYKDKKIPAYDMIKFSINMHRGCFGGCSFCTISAHQGKFIANRSQKSILKEVEYVTKMPDFKGYLSDLGGPSANMYQMKGIFESICQTCRRPSCIHPNVCPNLNTSHKAMLDIYKEVDKIPGVKKSFIGSGVRYDLMLHKTKDEETNKSNKAYAVELIKNHVSGRLKVAPEHTSDEVLDIMRKPSFKLFYELKKFFDQINKEEGLNQQLIPYFISSHPGSQGVDMADLAVKTKELDFKLEQVQDFTPTPMTVATVIYYSGYHPYTMKKVYTPKTKQDKLSQRKFLFWYKKEYRNAIKTELINMGKKDILTKLFK